In Pseudofrankia saprophytica, one genomic interval encodes:
- a CDS encoding glycoside hydrolase family 3 C-terminal domain-containing protein: MPSTDPADLPLEKKASLLSGRDFWTTKPLDEAGISSIVLTDGPHGIRLQRGDADHLGINDSLPATCLPPAVAVGSSWDVEVAERLGVAVGREARALGVTVVLGPGVNIKRSPLCGRNFEYYSEDPLLAGVLGAAHVRGLQSQGVGASVKHFAANNQETDRMRVSADVDERTLREIYLAAFERIVTEARPATVMSSYNRVNGTPASQNRWLLTDVLRTEWGFQGVVVSDWGGVYDRVAALAAGLDLQMPGTNGGNDLQIVRAVRGGTLDESLVDASARRIATLATLAAEAEGDLPVAEHHALARELAADCAVLLKNDGNVLPLDRRSRIAVIGDLATGPRFQGGGSSRIIPTQTDIPLDCIRALGTAVTYAQGYAADGADDQSELRAQAVEIARNADVTVVFVGPDEETEGVDRAHIDLPANQVDLIRAVAAAAPRTVVVLSNGGVVSLEGWHDEVDAILEGWLLGQAAGGAIADILFGVTNPSGHLAETIPLRLQDTPSYLTFPGEAGHVRYGEGVMVGYRHYQTVDRAVRYPFGHGLGYTTFATDGLGTTVTGADTATVHVTVTNTGDRAGKHVVQLYVATTAGPARRPTRELRAFTKIALRPGETYSVALDLDRRAFAYYDVELGRWAVAPGDYTIQIGENAAHIVAEQTITLTGDADHRPLTLDSPIGEWLDHPVVGEMFRQSLDEGMTGEAQESLARNPEVLEMISSMPIRQLLNLGGRALQNETLAHMMELSR, translated from the coding sequence ATGCCGTCGACCGATCCCGCCGACCTGCCCCTGGAAAAGAAGGCGTCCCTGCTGTCGGGCCGTGACTTCTGGACAACCAAGCCCCTTGATGAGGCCGGAATCTCCTCGATCGTTCTCACCGACGGTCCGCACGGTATCCGCCTCCAGCGAGGCGACGCCGATCATCTCGGCATCAACGACAGTCTGCCCGCTACCTGTCTGCCGCCCGCCGTCGCGGTGGGCTCGAGCTGGGATGTCGAGGTGGCCGAACGGTTGGGCGTGGCGGTCGGCCGCGAGGCCCGCGCGCTCGGCGTCACGGTGGTCCTCGGCCCGGGAGTCAACATCAAGCGTTCGCCGTTGTGCGGGCGGAACTTCGAGTACTACTCGGAGGACCCCCTGCTGGCTGGCGTGCTGGGCGCCGCGCACGTGCGGGGCCTGCAGTCCCAGGGCGTGGGCGCGTCGGTGAAGCACTTCGCGGCCAACAACCAGGAGACCGACCGGATGCGGGTCAGCGCCGACGTCGACGAGCGGACCCTGCGGGAGATTTATCTCGCCGCCTTCGAGCGGATCGTCACCGAGGCGCGGCCGGCGACGGTGATGTCGTCCTACAACCGCGTCAACGGCACGCCCGCCTCCCAGAACCGCTGGCTGCTCACGGACGTCCTTCGCACCGAATGGGGATTTCAGGGTGTCGTCGTCTCCGACTGGGGCGGCGTCTATGACCGCGTCGCCGCCCTGGCCGCCGGGCTGGACCTGCAGATGCCGGGCACGAACGGCGGCAACGACCTGCAGATCGTGCGGGCCGTCCGCGGCGGGACCCTTGACGAGTCCCTGGTTGATGCGAGCGCACGCCGTATAGCCACCCTGGCCACCCTGGCCGCCGAGGCGGAGGGCGACCTGCCAGTCGCCGAGCATCATGCCCTGGCCAGAGAGCTGGCCGCTGACTGCGCCGTGCTCCTCAAGAACGACGGGAACGTCCTGCCCCTGGACCGCCGGTCGCGCATCGCGGTCATCGGTGACCTTGCCACCGGTCCCCGGTTCCAGGGCGGCGGCAGCTCCCGCATCATCCCCACCCAGACCGACATCCCCCTCGACTGCATCCGCGCCCTCGGCACGGCCGTGACGTACGCGCAGGGATACGCGGCCGACGGCGCGGACGATCAGTCGGAACTGCGTGCGCAGGCCGTAGAGATCGCCAGGAATGCCGACGTGACGGTCGTGTTCGTCGGGCCGGACGAGGAGACCGAAGGCGTCGACCGTGCCCACATCGACCTGCCCGCCAACCAGGTGGACCTCATCCGCGCGGTCGCCGCGGCTGCCCCGCGTACCGTCGTCGTGCTCTCCAACGGCGGTGTCGTGTCCCTCGAAGGCTGGCACGACGAGGTCGACGCGATCCTCGAGGGCTGGCTGCTTGGCCAGGCGGCGGGCGGCGCGATCGCCGACATCCTCTTCGGCGTCACCAACCCCTCCGGACACCTCGCCGAGACCATTCCTCTGCGCCTGCAGGACACCCCCAGCTACCTGACCTTCCCAGGCGAGGCCGGCCACGTCCGCTACGGCGAAGGTGTCATGGTCGGCTACCGCCACTACCAGACCGTCGACCGCGCGGTCCGCTACCCCTTCGGCCACGGGCTGGGTTACACCACCTTCGCCACCGACGGCCTCGGGACCACCGTGACCGGAGCCGACACCGCCACGGTCCATGTCACCGTGACCAATACCGGTGACCGGGCGGGCAAACACGTCGTACAGCTGTACGTCGCCACCACCGCGGGACCCGCCCGCCGTCCCACCCGCGAGCTCCGCGCCTTCACGAAGATCGCCTTGCGGCCCGGCGAGACCTACTCGGTCGCTCTGGACCTCGACCGGCGCGCCTTCGCCTACTACGACGTCGAACTGGGCCGGTGGGCCGTCGCCCCCGGCGACTACACGATCCAGATCGGCGAGAACGCCGCGCACATCGTCGCCGAGCAGACCATAACCCTCACCGGCGACGCCGACCACAGGCCGCTCACTCTCGACTCCCCGATCGGTGAATGGCTCGACCACCCCGTCGTCGGCGAGATGTTCCGGCAGTCACTCGACGAGGGAATGACCGGAGAGGCGCAGGAGTCACTCGCCCGGAACCCCGAGGTGCTCGAAATGATCTCCAGTATGCCCATCCGCCAGCTTTTGAATCTCGGCGGCCGTGCGCTCCAGAACGAAACCCTGGCCCACATGATGGAGCTGAGCCGGTGA